From Candidatus Zixiibacteriota bacterium, a single genomic window includes:
- a CDS encoding type II secretion system protein GspG produces the protein MLAKIRSTAGYSLLELVIVIVIVAIIATVAMKSQTATNDIVRVEETKGELEQLAWAITGNQSLVSGGSRIDFGYVGDVGALPSNLDDLISNPGGLATWDGPYVQDDFYAAVGGPSSEFKTDAWGRAYQFSGGATIVSTGGGTTITQRLANSLDDLLYNRLTVTVVDLDNDPPGSVYRDSVRLILIHPDGAGGFATRNSSPDANGLALFDSIPIGQQTLRTVYLPSNDTLTRLVTFTPGGDSFMQTQLFGDLW, from the coding sequence ATGCTCGCAAAAATACGTTCGACAGCCGGTTACTCGCTATTGGAGTTGGTGATTGTCATTGTCATTGTGGCCATAATCGCTACGGTGGCCATGAAGTCGCAGACGGCGACCAACGACATTGTCCGGGTCGAAGAAACCAAAGGGGAGCTTGAGCAGTTGGCTTGGGCCATTACCGGCAACCAGTCGCTGGTTTCCGGTGGCTCTCGAATCGATTTCGGTTATGTCGGCGATGTCGGCGCACTGCCGAGCAATCTGGATGACCTGATCAGCAATCCAGGCGGATTGGCCACCTGGGATGGTCCTTACGTGCAGGATGACTTCTACGCTGCCGTTGGTGGTCCGTCGTCTGAGTTCAAGACCGACGCCTGGGGCAGAGCCTACCAGTTTTCGGGCGGGGCCACCATTGTATCCACCGGTGGCGGGACGACTATCACACAACGGTTGGCCAATTCCCTTGACGATCTACTGTACAACCGGCTAACGGTAACCGTGGTTGATCTCGACAACGACCCGCCGGGAAGCGTTTACCGAGATTCGGTGCGGTTGATCCTGATTCATCCCGACGGCGCCGGTGGTTTTGCCACTCGCAACTCATCTCCCGATGCCAACGGGTTGGCACTGTTCGACTCAATCCCCATCGGACAACAGACACTTCGGACTGTCTATCTGCCGTCCAATGATACGCTCACGCGGCTGGTCACTTTCACGCCCGGCGGCGACAGCTTCATGCAAACTCAGTTGTTCGGTGATTTGTGGTGA
- a CDS encoding (2Fe-2S)-binding protein, with product MKSKLFFKTENRTIEAEAGTTILDAALDADIDINYDCGGNGACSTCHVVVEQGLETLNGKTEDELDLLEEAEGVTESSRLACQCQIGGDLVLVIPPEA from the coding sequence ATGAAATCGAAGCTGTTTTTCAAAACCGAGAACAGGACAATTGAAGCCGAAGCGGGCACGACCATTTTGGATGCCGCCTTGGATGCTGATATCGATATCAACTATGATTGTGGCGGCAATGGCGCTTGCAGTACCTGCCATGTTGTGGTCGAACAAGGGTTGGAGACGCTCAACGGCAAGACCGAAGATGAGCTTGATCTGCTTGAGGAGGCTGAGGGCGTCACCGAATCCTCGCGGCTTGCTTGCCAATGCCAGATCGGCGGCGATTTGGTTTTGGTAATTCCGCCGGAAGCATAG
- a CDS encoding Rrf2 family transcriptional regulator has product MRLSRKSDYAIRAIRHISTLGRGQLGSINSIAEGEQIPREFLAKILKDLTRGGILVSYQGVKGGYAMAREPKEVSFLNVIEAIDGPIHLNLCTEPDGCRCEQFNTCDLKGFWETQEGTFKRALGKQHFGKYRKGRK; this is encoded by the coding sequence ATGCGGTTATCACGCAAATCAGACTACGCCATCAGAGCCATTCGGCATATTTCAACTCTGGGCAGAGGCCAGCTTGGATCTATCAACTCCATCGCAGAAGGAGAACAGATACCTCGCGAATTCCTGGCCAAAATCCTCAAGGACCTCACACGCGGCGGTATCCTGGTTTCCTATCAGGGCGTCAAGGGTGGATATGCGATGGCTCGTGAGCCCAAGGAAGTCAGCTTTTTGAACGTCATCGAAGCCATTGACGGTCCCATTCATCTCAATCTCTGTACCGAACCGGATGGCTGTCGCTGTGAGCAGTTCAACACCTGTGACTTGAAAGGTTTCTGGGAGACGCAGGAAGGTACTTTCAAGAGAGCATTGGGCAAGCAGCACTTTGGCAAGTATCGCAAGGGCCGCAAGTAG
- the pdxS gene encoding pyridoxal 5'-phosphate synthase lyase subunit PdxS, translated as MVDFSDKQHRVKIGLAEMLKGGVIMDVTNAQQASIAEQSGAVAVMALERVPSDIRADGGVARMADPDVIDSIKKEVSIPVMAKCRIGHFAEAHVLEALEVDFIDESEVLTPADYKHHVDKWPFKVPFVCGCRNLGEALRRISEGAAMIRTKGEAGTGDVSEAVKHLREIGSAMKTLTVMPDEELYGVAKEHRVSIDLVRMVAKTGVLPVPNFAAGGIATPADASLCMYLGAEAVFVGSGIFKSDNPEARAKAIVAAATHYKDAAIVADASRGLGDAMKGMQVDSIPDEELLHTR; from the coding sequence ATGGTAGATTTCAGTGATAAACAGCATCGTGTGAAAATCGGCCTGGCCGAAATGCTCAAAGGCGGCGTGATAATGGATGTCACCAACGCCCAGCAGGCATCGATAGCCGAACAGTCCGGCGCAGTGGCCGTAATGGCCCTAGAGCGAGTCCCCTCCGATATTCGCGCTGATGGCGGCGTGGCCCGCATGGCCGACCCCGACGTTATCGACTCAATCAAAAAAGAAGTGTCCATTCCGGTTATGGCCAAATGCCGGATCGGACATTTTGCCGAGGCTCATGTACTTGAAGCTCTGGAAGTGGACTTCATAGATGAGTCCGAGGTGTTAACCCCGGCCGATTACAAACATCATGTCGACAAATGGCCATTCAAGGTGCCGTTCGTGTGCGGTTGCCGCAATTTGGGTGAAGCCCTCAGACGAATCTCAGAAGGCGCCGCCATGATTCGCACCAAGGGTGAGGCCGGTACCGGTGACGTTTCCGAGGCGGTCAAACATCTGCGCGAGATCGGATCGGCCATGAAAACGCTCACCGTCATGCCCGATGAAGAGCTATACGGTGTGGCCAAGGAACACCGGGTGTCAATCGACCTGGTTCGCATGGTGGCCAAAACCGGTGTCCTGCCGGTACCGAATTTCGCCGCCGGCGGCATCGCTACACCGGCCGATGCGTCACTCTGTATGTACCTCGGCGCCGAGGCGGTGTTTGTTGGCTCAGGGATTTTCAAGTCGGACAATCCCGAAGCAAGAGCCAAGGCTATCGTTGCCGCTGCCACACATTACAAAGATGCAGCGATCGTGGCCGATGCCTCACGCGGTCTCGGTGATGCCATGAAAGGTATGCAGGTCGACAGCATTCCCGACGAGGAGCTGCTGCACACCAGGTAG
- a CDS encoding protein DA1 gives MRKLSIVTVGLICLVVSASLFAARRVCDKCKQPITKGSWVEVDGKTYHGNHFLCDHCSKPIGKKRFYEHEGGNYDSTCFADHVIFRCGYCSKPVLTSYVGDDTALYHTTCFYDHVVERCMVCKNALTDSLYYDPFGNKVCSDDFERILRCQSCARFLKDAPGIEHLRYADGRTMCASCTETAVTDLDEAESIMKGVTRRLRGEGIDIKPEVTLQLVTLDELGLLSDHFTHDQMGITIFEKQTIEGGSWSHSDFQICILVGLPAYHFRVIVAHELMHVWMFNEGRPDPEDLLREGSCNYAAYLILRRDSSEKGQLLLERFVNDDHPVYGEGFRKVKTFVDKAGIEAWLEYLTTFTDPPW, from the coding sequence ATGCGTAAACTATCCATAGTAACCGTTGGTCTGATTTGTTTGGTCGTGTCTGCCTCGTTGTTTGCCGCCAGACGTGTCTGTGACAAATGCAAACAGCCTATCACTAAAGGTAGCTGGGTCGAAGTCGACGGTAAGACCTATCACGGCAATCACTTTCTGTGCGATCATTGTTCGAAGCCGATAGGGAAAAAGCGTTTTTACGAACACGAAGGAGGCAACTACGACAGCACCTGCTTCGCCGACCATGTTATCTTCCGGTGCGGCTATTGCTCCAAGCCGGTTCTAACCAGCTACGTTGGAGACGACACCGCCTTATACCACACCACCTGCTTTTACGATCATGTCGTCGAAAGGTGTATGGTCTGTAAGAATGCGCTGACGGATTCACTCTATTACGACCCGTTTGGGAACAAGGTATGTTCCGATGACTTCGAGAGAATTCTGCGCTGTCAGTCATGCGCACGGTTTCTGAAAGATGCTCCCGGCATTGAGCATCTCAGATACGCCGACGGACGTACAATGTGCGCCTCCTGTACGGAGACGGCTGTCACCGACCTGGATGAAGCTGAGTCTATTATGAAAGGTGTTACCAGGCGTCTCCGTGGCGAGGGAATCGATATAAAGCCCGAAGTCACGCTGCAACTGGTAACGCTTGACGAACTGGGTCTGCTGTCCGATCACTTCACGCACGACCAGATGGGTATAACGATATTTGAGAAGCAGACTATAGAAGGCGGTAGCTGGTCGCATTCGGATTTTCAGATATGTATCCTGGTCGGCCTGCCGGCTTACCATTTCCGCGTCATCGTAGCGCACGAACTGATGCATGTCTGGATGTTCAACGAGGGACGGCCCGATCCGGAGGACTTGTTGCGCGAGGGAAGTTGCAACTATGCCGCCTACCTGATCCTGCGTCGGGACTCATCTGAGAAGGGACAACTCCTTCTGGAACGATTCGTGAACGATGACCACCCTGTTTACGGCGAGGGTTTCCGCAAGGTGAAAACGTTCGTCGACAAAGCCGGCATCGAGGCATGGCTTGAGTATCTCACCACGTTCACCGACCCTCCCTGGTAA